The sequence below is a genomic window from Mobula hypostoma chromosome X1, sMobHyp1.1, whole genome shotgun sequence.
CCAAGTCCCAAGAGGTAAAAAAAAGTCTAACCTACATTGCATCATTAATCTTGCCATACCATTTCCATGATCTCAAATACAATATTCATACCATAAGATGTCAGAAAATAAGACACAAACTGCCTATTCACAAACCTATTAGACAAGATTTATAACTACATTCCATAGTGTGGATAATTGTAACTTTTGCTAAAAATGCAATCAAATTCACTGCAAGTCCAGCAAGTTTAGCTGTGATGCTTAGCCTGTTTGCTAACCTTTGCTATGGCAGAAGTGGCTCCCCAATATGCCACAGCACCCCAACTTTTGATGAGAAAGCACTATTCCCACACCTTAAGATTCCTGATGGAAGTGTGCATATGCATGTCAAGTACAAGATCATTTTGAtgagtcatttgcatcaaattatAGAAGAAGGGATATTTAATATAATGAAATCTCAATTGCTGTCTTCTAAATCAACTGGCATAATCAGTATTTCAATAGACATCATTCttgctatgtttttttttaaaaatcagcccAAACACTCACCTGCTTCTATTCCATGCTTTTTCCCAAGATAAACCCTTTCTGAACAACTCTCCATAATTTAATTTTCACTAAATCATATCTGCACTTCTACATTTAAAATCATATACAAAGGAATCAGTGCTGGTATGGAGTGCTATCAGGCAAAGTGCATAGTGTGTGGTAGCCATTTTTTAAATTCACTGCCAACCAAAATAAATTTCCACCAGATGGTTTAAGGCTTAAAAAGTACAAATAGTTTGATCAAAAGGGGCTGTCACCTCCCGATGTTTAGAATTATTTTTCCAAAAGGTATTTAACTTGCACCGAGTTGAATTTATAATTTGTGTTTTAACTTACATTATCTAATTACAAAAAGTCAATCTACTAAAGTTTgcactataaacacaagaaatacaAAACAATACACAAATGAAAATTTGCTTTATTGTTATACACTCAACAAACTTTCATAGAAATAAAGGTGaacacattttttttgttttaaaaggtCTACAATTAAAGTACACTTAGTTTAGGACTGTATAGGTTCTGTTGTCCTGGAGGTCTGCATCAGTTGAACGATTAACGacggaaaaaaaaacactctacATGTAATCGCATAGAAAAGCATTAACCATAGTAAAGAACTATGTAGCAATCAAATATATACACATTATACATGTACTGTACCATTAAACCTTTCCAGCGCATTAGATGAAACTATAGTTAAGTTTCCCATTTTATTGGCATGTCTAAATGGCAACCAAAGTGCTCATTATTCCACTTTAATAACCACTTCACTGCAAAGTCCAATTTAGGAAACAGTGTGTTTTGGTAGTACAGTAAAATCAAAAACAttaaattctgaaataaaaaattaaaattcGTTAAGCAAGACCAGTAGTGAAAACCAGAATTCAAGTTGAAGACCTCTCTATAGTTACACTGAACCTATCAAAATTCccttatatattttaaaaaggtgTGGCCGATTAATGATTGGGTCTGTGTTGTGAAGAAACAAATCTCACCACAGAACTACTCCACAAGAAGCCTGGCTGCTTTGTTTCTTCCAAATATTTAAACCTGTAGAGACGTACCCATTCTAGTCAGCAAGTTTTAACCAGAAAAAGAAAATGTATTATTTATGACACACTAGTTTACTTGACTGTTAGGGTCAACAATAATTGATGACTACCCACAAAGTAGCAACTGCTCTTACCCTGTTCCCAATCATCTTCAGCTTGGGTAATGCCGAAAGATTTTGGTGTGCAGAGTGGAGGAGAAAATGTTCACTGTTAAAAGGCTGACCCTAAGCTTTAACTTGAAATAACACTATAGTCATGTAGTACATTCAAATGCCAAAACAAAGGATAGATGAATGCCAGAATCCTAAACCACTGAGGCCAGATAGGATGATGAATAATATCAACATTTCAGTGCAAGGATCTTAAAAAAACAACAGTGATACGTGAGCACTGTGATTTTAGGAACTGAAAGAGGTGCACAATCTGATGTCAATAAGCAGATTCCTGTCAAAATCCTTGTTGTACCCAATCATGACTGACTTGTAATAGTCATTTCTGCAGGTCTGATGAATAAGTTGAATTTACCTTGTCCACCTATTACAAACAGGATTCCACTGTACACTGAACTATAATAATGCAACCATTTACCAATTATATAATTAACATTCATGGTTTGTACTCCAAGATAAGAAAATTCCAAAAAATTGTGGTCACTGCAATATTAGCTTGATATCCATCAACCCCAATACCTAGCAATTCACAATTCTGTACTATATCTTCTTAGCTTGAGAAGGCATGTAAAGGGGTGGAAATGTGGGCAAGGAAAATAAGTAGTTCTGGGGTCTGCATGTCCATTATTCCCAGCTGAACCTGTTGAGTGAAGACCAGGTGCTTCTTTAAACAGGAGAGAAGAGAATCAAGATGTATGCAGGCTTTACCTTCTGCAATCAACAGTTAGTGCAGGATCGGATTTTCCGGTTGTGGAACCAAAAtgtgccctcccccaccccaaagaACAgtagaaaaaagagaaaagttaAAAATTATACACAATAGGCAGAGAATTACTAAAAGCAGGCAGGATTCTCTGTTCACCTAAGTCCAATGAAAACATGGCAACTAATAACTACACTCAGCTATTTTAAATGAGTTTTAAAATAGAAAGCAATgcaagaaaagaagaaaaatctATGACGTGCCATGCAGTGGTCCTGGGTTCCCACCAACACAAAAGAAAAACCCACAATACAGACCAAAAGACCACCAACCCAATACCCACTATACATAGCATCAAAAATGCCTTGTTTTCTGTGGCTTAAGCCAAATTAAAAATCAGTTGGCTGACAAATGATTAACTTAGCTTTCAAAATGTCAGTCACATAGAACAGATACACAAAGAGGCCAGCTACACATTGAATGATATAGGTGTATTAAAGGCTGTATTCTAGACTTAGATGGAAAATATAAATCAGACAATAACGATCTAGAATTACACAGCCTTCAGTACCCAAGTCTGTAATAGCTTGCAACACATACTAAGGCATCTCACAATACACACACTGGAAAGCTTTGCAATACAGGTGGCTCAATTAGTGGCTACTTTTGCCACTAATTCATTCATTCTGCCACTATGCTTTGCCAAAGCCAAATCTAGCATGTGTCTAAATCTTGCAACACAAGTAGGTTTCCAGAAAAGCAAAATGCGCAAAACTGAGGTGACAAAATACTCTCAAATTTGTGCACAATATGGCCATAACCAAGTCAATGAACAGAGAATTTTGCACAATGTCACTTAGAAAATAGCTTAGTGGATTAGAACAACTTTGTCCTGCATTTTGGTTAAATGTTTCACAATACTCGCAttactttttctttattttaggAGGGTGGgccggggggtgggtgggggagagaaagaaagctAAGTTATTCAAAATGAATGAAATGTTTATTGCAGTGACTCTAGATATCATAAACAATTATCAGAATTTTTTGATACATCCTGTCACTTCACTGCCAGTGTTAGCAGTGGTACAGCAACTTAACCATCTTCCCCTGTCCACCCCCATTACTCCCCCTTCCACCACTATTTATAAATTAGAAGTAGTGGTATTGTAGAACTGCCTATTATCAGTTGAGATCATGGTCTTATAGGTCAAACTGTAAATttgcatattttgcatctgtaAAGCAGTCCCAGTACAACCTTCTCAGATCTGACAAACTACATAAGTTTCTTTTATTAGTATACTGAAGTGACAAAACAATTACTTAAAGGAGTAGAGTCACACCTCTCTCAGGTGATCATCACCACGTCACTGGGTGGTGAATCTCCCAGCTGTTGCAGTGGGTGTGGGAGTCATAGCTGTCATGGAGGTCATGGGGGTCATGGGAGTCATGGGAGTCATCATTCCCATCTTCACTTGGTTGCGGAGATTTGCATTCTGCTCTAGAAGGAGCTCATTGGTGGCCATCAGATTTGACACCTGTTTTTGGAGATCCTCAACACGCTTTTGGAGCATGAGATTCTCTTCCTTCAGAAATCGGTAGTCAGCTGCACCTGGATTTTGCATACCGTAGTCGTATACTTCGAACCCCATgccctccatcctcctcctcttcatgtgGGCGTCGTAGCCATCGTAGTGGTCAGCGTCATAACCTCTAGAGTAGAGGTCATCATAGCGGTCATATCTACGGGCCAAGGAAGAAAACACTTGGCTGTGCGCCATACCTTGGTTTTCATAACCATACTCGTCGCGCTTTACGTGCAGGAATTTACATTTGGGCCCTCTTTGACAGTCACCCTTTTGATAGTCGTGGCAGATCGGAATCTCACCTTTATTAACAGGTAGATCAGAAGATAAAAGGCCAAGGGTAGACATCTCATTAGCGTCTGGGTGGCGGAACTTGCAGCGCTTACCGCGGTTGCAGACGTTGCGCAGGAAGTCGCGGCAAATATCATCTGTACTGGGGCCAGCCTCCTCGGTGCCGTTATCTGGCATTTTTATAGATTATTTCTGCGCTGTTTAGCCAAGGCGCTACGCAAGCaactgcaaaagaaaaaaaaaggcagGTCTTTACAGAGAATGAGTGATTATTTACAAGTAACTGCTGCGCATTCTATAAAACATTGAAATTAGAGGTTGCAGTAGCAAAAAATCAAATGACAGCAAAGAAATCTGTGCAATACCTTTGTTTGCACGGGGGAAAAAATGTAAGTCACATATGAATGTCAGATCCATAAGTCAGGTGCGCGTAAAAAGTGCTCTGCATTTTCAGGATCATGACGTTTTCAAACTTTGAGTTACGTGGGCCATGCCAGAACAGAACAATCCCTGATGCATTATAACTTCAAAAATGCATTCAAGAGGTAATGACAAAAATATACGCAAAAAAGTGTGATGATTTCCAAACAGTGCCAGCCTCGTTCATAATGACAGTAGTCCACTTTTAGGTGAGGAAATGCACTTGTTAAAGGAAAGTTTGAAGCACTCActcattttttttccccaaaaaaaACTTGCACAGCAAAGCTATATCACTTAAATAACTAGCCTAGCTAAAGCAGTACTCATTTACTCCCTGTACCTAAAAGGAAAGATTTCAGAAGCGTGAAAACTATTCAGGAGCTCACTACCGAGCTGCCCTATAAATTAAGACCAGTGCATGCAACTCTGAAAGTCATCAGTAAACTTCAATGAGAGTCACCCGACCTCAACAAATGACAGACTTCAAACAAAATACACCAGGTTGTTCTGAGGCAAGCATATCAAAACAGCCAAAATCAGACCCTCTG
It includes:
- the LOC134340373 gene encoding zinc finger CCCH domain-containing protein 10-like — its product is MPDNGTEEAGPSTDDICRDFLRNVCNRGKRCKFRHPDANEMSTLGLLSSDLPVNKGEIPICHDYQKGDCQRGPKCKFLHVKRDEYGYENQGMAHSQVFSSLARRYDRYDDLYSRGYDADHYDGYDAHMKRRRMEGMGFEVYDYGMQNPGAADYRFLKEENLMLQKRVEDLQKQVSNLMATNELLLEQNANLRNQVKMGMMTPMTPMTPMTSMTAMTPTPTATAGRFTTQ